The following proteins come from a genomic window of Rutidosis leptorrhynchoides isolate AG116_Rl617_1_P2 chromosome 10, CSIRO_AGI_Rlap_v1, whole genome shotgun sequence:
- the LOC139870263 gene encoding protein FAR1-RELATED SEQUENCE 5-like — MSIGDKNVQVDDMIHRNDQFHVNDDSVVNDDDDDEQSHFFDVSDEFDHIEIFEHHDTDGECVYVPKSFCVGSEEISSSGIKSWTPNVDKSLLPAIGMVFDSIDLAYNFYKEYAVNGGSEQGSNQEILHKPEDVSATDDIFDMNADCFGEVNTLTSVDDNVGYRVKQTLPIRVENNIKKKKRNRPSQRTGCLASIGIVFNKYNKFVIQKFVKAHNHILVHPHRIKHLKSQRRLNNSQKSFLFKMNQAGIGPCRGYRILGKVKGGDEDVGCSKVDCKNWKRDVIKYIGEGDGEMFVQLLENKKKSLNNFSFEYFTVFNNDKWELAGAFWGDQASKENYKVFGDVLSFYSTFRTNKYDMKFISFTGIDNHKKCVTFGAALLAKEDADSYKWLCEAFKKAFPEEPQIVLTDQDPSMIVAIEAVFKKARHRLCMWHVTEKITNKIGPAVSNVGFKDSISQIVWTDKLDPDEFDKRWFSIVARYKLEDNNWLNEMFNLRRKWIPAYFRYWDMSGLMRTSSRSESENHMFQ, encoded by the exons ATGTCGATCGGTGATAAAAATGTTCAAGTTGATGACATGATTCATCGTAATGATCAGTTTCATGTCAATGATGATTCTGTTGTTAacgacgacgatgatgatgaaCAATCTCATTTTTTTGACGTCAGTGATGAATTTGATCATATCGAGATCTTCGAACATCATGATACTGACGGAGAAT GTGTTTATGTACCCAAAAGTTTCTGTGTTGGTTCTGAGGAAATATCGTCTTCTGGTATAAAATCGTGGACACCTAATGTTGACAAATCTCTTTTACCAGCTATCGGAATGGTTTTTGATTCAATAGATTTAGCATATAATTTCTACAAGGAGTATGCAGTTAATGGTGGTTCTGAG CAAGGATCTAATCAAGAGATTTTGCATAAACCTGAGGATGTTTCAGCTACTGATGATATTTTTGATATGAATGCGGATTGTTTTGGGGAAGTTAATACATTAACGTCTGTTGATGATAATGTAGGTTATAGAGTTAAACAGACGCTGCCTATTCGAGTAGAAAATAAcataaagaagaagaaaagaaatagGCCATCACAGAGGACAGGATGTCTTGCTTCTATTGGTATTGTGTTCAATAAATACAATAAATTTGTCATTCAAAAGTTTGTGAAAGCTCATAACCATATATTGGTTCATCCTCATCGCATAAAACATTTAAAATCTCAAAGACGATTaaataattctcaaaaatcattttTATTCAAGATGAATCAAGCTGGGATTGGTCCTTGTAGAGGTTATCGAATTTTGGGAAAAGTGAAAGGTGGTGATGAAGATGTTGGATGTTCGAAGGTCGATTGTAAGAATTGGAAAAGAGATGTTATTAAGTATATAGGAGAGGGAGATGGTGAAATGTTTGTTCAACTGTTAGAAAATAAGAAAAAGAGTTTAAACaacttttcatttgaatattttACGGTGTTCAATAATGATAAGTGGGAGTTAGCTGGAGCATTTTGGGGTGATCAAGCTTCAAAAGAAAATTACAAAGTTTTTGGAGATGTACTTTCATTTTATTCAACCTTTCGAACGAACAA ATATGATATGAAGTTCATATCATTTACTGGTATTGATAACCATAAGAAGTGTGTTACTTTTGGTGCTGCGTTATTAGCAAAAGAAGATGCGGATTCGTATAAGTGGTTATGTGAAGCTTTTAAAAAAGCATTCCCCGAAGAACCGCAAATAGTATTGACCGATCAAGATCCCTCCATGATAGTTGCTATTGAAGCTGTTTTCAAGAAAGCAAGACACAGACTTTGTATGTGGCATGTAACTGAGAAAATTACAAACAAG ATTGGTCCTGCTGTTTCAAATGTGGGGTTTAAAGATTCTATTTCTCAAATTGTCTGGACTGACAAGTTAGACCCTGATGAGTTTGATAAAAGATGGTTCTCAATTGTGGCTCGTTATAAATTAGAAGATAACAACTGGTTAAATGAAATGTTTAATCTTAGGAGAAAATGGATACCAGCCTATTTTAGATATTGGGATATGTCAGGGTTAATGCGCACTTCTTCCCGTTCTGAGAGTGAAAACCACATGTTTCAATAA
- the LOC139870264 gene encoding protein FAR1-RELATED SEQUENCE 3-like, protein MSNSSTLVEFISFFETAMQIQRQVQSKNDHDSRYTIPKVVTDYEIEQHAVQLYTRIFFGEVQGQIKAASRYCMNYQVDHKNSFTEYTVMDRSVTNNGLANNLDKAGNPRAFDEYIPAISVVKYSEKSKEVTCDCRLFERIGYFCRHILYVLRMTNVKVIPNKYVMKRWCIDVITLKDPNTYFDSNQVGSSEEFGIQMKENYKMVDHAIGLYKDDPEKLSSLKDTIRGLKDKAVEEMGNDHTLSKDEFIEGLVGIPKPDKVSVYCPNNLRSKGCGKRITNVREEAIKQQAVNHRTCSYCNEIGHNSRGCKVRKQKILEKN, encoded by the coding sequence ATGAGCAATAGTTCAACCTTAGTTGAGTTTATCAGTTTTTTCGAAACTGCTATGCAGATTCAACGACAAGTTCAGTCTAAAAACGATCACGATTCACGATACACTATCCCTAAAGTTGTTACTGATTATGAGATTGAACAACATGCTGTGCAATTGTATACTAGAATTTTTTTTGGTGAAGTACAGGGTCAAATCAAAGCTGCATCAAGATATTGTATGAATTATCAAGTTGATCATAAAAATAGTTTTACAGAGTATACTGTAATGGATAGAAGTGTTACAAATAATGGGTTAGCAAATAATCTTGATAAAGCTGGTAATCCTCGGGCTTTTGATGAATACATTCCAGCAATTAGTGTggtaaagtattcagaaaaatcaaAAGAAGTAACATGTGATTGTAGATTATTTGAAAGAATAGGTTACTTTTGTCGACATATTTTGTATGTGCTGAGGATGACAAATGTTAAAGTAATCCCAAACAAGTATGTTATGAAAAGATGGTGTATTGATGTTATTACTTTAAAAGatccaaacacatattttgattctAATCAAGTTGGATCTTCCGAAGAGTTTGGTATCCAAATGAAGGAGAATTATAAAATGGTTGATCATGCGATAGGGCTATATAAGGATGATCCTGAAAAATTGAGTTCACTTAAAGATACAATTAGAGGGTTGAAAGATAAAGCTGTAGAGGAAATGGGAAATGATCATACATTGAGTAAAGATGAATTTATTGAGGGTTTGGTTGGTATACCAAAACCTGATAAAGTGTCAGTTTATTGCCCTAATAATTTGAGAAGTAAAGGTTGTGGCAAAAGAATTACAAATGTTCGAGAAGAAGCTATCAAACAACAAGCTGTCAATCACAGAACTTGCAGTTACTGTAACGAAATTGGGCATAACAGTAGAGGTTGTAAAGTTAGGAAGCAGAAGATTTTGGAAAAAAATTAA